The following are from one region of the Leptolyngbya iicbica LK genome:
- a CDS encoding Npun_F5560 family protein, with product MTRLREELQMRDELVQQLSRELFRLVKGNAGVVPATTEASEQQQAEVKALREQLQSVEKQVTYYQGQLEERSTETVQLRQTVQELTDRTRMLEQVVQELPKVYKQKFDERMVTVRDKIKQLQGENRRLQAELQSVSYRLAVRTRRSQQLDLPSFTEGVSLPGFTS from the coding sequence ATGACCCGTCTGCGCGAAGAGTTGCAAATGCGTGACGAGCTGGTACAGCAGCTTTCGCGTGAATTATTTCGCCTGGTGAAAGGCAATGCCGGTGTAGTACCTGCGACGACCGAAGCTTCAGAGCAGCAACAAGCTGAGGTCAAAGCCCTGCGCGAGCAATTGCAAAGTGTCGAAAAGCAGGTTACCTACTATCAGGGTCAGCTCGAAGAACGCAGCACGGAAACCGTTCAACTGCGCCAGACCGTGCAAGAACTGACCGATCGCACCCGGATGCTAGAGCAGGTCGTGCAAGAACTGCCCAAGGTTTACAAACAAAAATTTGACGAGCGCATGGTGACCGTGCGCGACAAGATCAAGCAATTGCAGGGTGAAAATCGTCGCTTACAGGCGGAATTGCAGAGCGTGAGCTATCGCTTGGCAGTGCGGACTCGGCGATCGCAACAACTCGATTTGCCCAGCTTTACCGAGGGGGTCAGTCTCCCCGGTTTCACCAGCTAA
- a CDS encoding CPP1-like family protein: MSDQNYYDTLGLDENSSFEEIQEAKERLIADCEDDRKQKEAIEAAYDAILMERLRLRQEGKIKVPDRIRFAEATPEKPVAQSATPSVERPAWLDNFLDTPDRNDILVPAGIFGILAVVSLAGPSLALALGVGVSIYFINRKEYRFWRALLLTVVGLVVGLTIGILIGQALGPQAAAMSGASADLVTQQVAAIVSMIVLWMVTSFLR, encoded by the coding sequence ATGAGTGACCAAAACTACTACGATACGCTCGGGCTTGATGAAAACTCTTCCTTTGAGGAGATTCAAGAGGCTAAGGAGCGTCTGATTGCCGACTGTGAAGACGATCGCAAGCAAAAAGAAGCCATCGAAGCGGCCTATGACGCCATCTTGATGGAACGGCTACGACTCCGCCAAGAGGGTAAAATCAAAGTGCCCGATCGCATTCGATTTGCCGAGGCGACGCCCGAAAAGCCGGTGGCCCAATCTGCTACCCCCAGTGTTGAACGTCCCGCCTGGTTAGACAACTTTCTGGATACGCCCGATCGCAACGACATCCTAGTCCCTGCAGGGATTTTCGGGATTCTCGCTGTCGTGAGTCTGGCTGGCCCTTCTCTCGCGCTGGCCCTCGGCGTCGGAGTCTCTATCTATTTCATCAACCGTAAAGAATATCGCTTCTGGCGAGCGCTGCTCTTGACTGTGGTGGGGTTAGTCGTTGGCCTGACAATTGGTATTTTGATTGGTCAGGCGTTAGGTCCACAGGCAGCGGCCATGTCTGGAGCCAGCGCTGACCTCGTGACTCAGCAAGTTGCGGCAATCGTTAGCATGATTGTCTTATGGATGGTAACCAGCTTCTTGCGATAA
- a CDS encoding response regulator transcription factor, producing the protein MATAKILVVDDDPAVRNLVYRFLSKQNYEVESAEDGKSALANFEQLNPDLVVLDVNLPDANGYDLCKEMQARTGVFVLMLTSRSDEADKIRGFTEGADDYLTKPFSLGELEVRVGAILKRQRPVTTAEQQCLSFDSLEIDPVRREVTLAQEIVPLTALEFDLLHFLASHPGRVWRRAELIQKVWDYEYVGDQRVVDVHIGQIRKKIELDTTQPAMIQTVRGVGYKFEPPANAVASS; encoded by the coding sequence ATGGCCACTGCCAAGATTCTTGTTGTTGATGATGACCCCGCTGTTCGTAATCTGGTCTATCGCTTTTTGTCGAAGCAGAACTATGAAGTTGAATCTGCCGAGGATGGCAAAAGTGCCTTAGCAAATTTTGAACAACTCAATCCGGACTTAGTCGTCCTTGATGTCAATCTGCCGGACGCGAACGGGTACGACCTGTGCAAAGAAATGCAGGCCCGCACTGGCGTGTTTGTGCTGATGCTGACTAGCCGCAGTGATGAAGCGGATAAAATTCGGGGCTTTACGGAGGGGGCCGATGATTACCTCACAAAGCCGTTTAGCTTGGGTGAGTTAGAGGTCCGCGTGGGGGCCATTCTCAAGCGCCAGCGACCCGTCACAACTGCCGAACAGCAGTGCCTCAGCTTTGACAGTTTAGAGATTGATCCTGTGCGGCGAGAGGTGACCCTAGCGCAAGAGATCGTCCCGCTGACGGCGTTGGAATTTGACCTACTCCATTTTTTGGCGAGCCATCCGGGCCGCGTCTGGCGCCGGGCAGAACTCATTCAAAAAGTGTGGGATTACGAATATGTGGGCGACCAACGGGTGGTCGATGTCCATATCGGGCAAATCCGCAAAAAAATTGAGTTAGATACCACCCAGCCCGCCATGATTCAAACGGTGCGCGGTGTTGGCTACAAGTTTGAGCCACCGGCCAATGCTGTCGCTTCTTCCTGA